The DNA sequence CCAGCGAGTCCCTCCCCATAGTTTGTCTTGCAGCCTTGGTGAGTATCAAAACCGCCCAGTTCACGGAAGCTGTTCAGGTTACTAGTCATGGTCGTGGAGATTATACACACGGGAGGTGATGTTCTTGGCCTGCAGTAAGGCAAGGGTGTTGGGCCAATGAGGCTGCGAGTGCATGACTTCACTGCCTTTCCCAAACTTTGATCATAGTAACGCTACAAAAATGTGTTCTTTAACTCGTTAAGAATCAGACGGTCGAGACGTATTTGCCAGTTGTAATGGCGTTCAGGCAAAGTTTGAACACTGGGTCAGACCTAAGAGGGTTGGAAACCCTTTACGTTGTCTCTCTGGAAATTACGATTCCTTATCATGACACTATTGTTGATAATGTGACTTGATTCAGTGACTACTACAGTTGGAGAATTCTTAAAGTAGCCGAAGCACTCTTCTGGAACATCAACATTTACCAAATAAAGTTTAGCTACACGATCCTTCACAGTGGACCATAAAGTGTGAAGGAGCATAACGTTAGGATCAAGACCCCCGGGCAGGGAGGAATCAGGCAAGCTGGCAGGGCGCCACCTGCCCAAACAAGAGACTGGTTCGTCCTTGGCGAGGGCGAAAATGCGGCGCGTCGGCTGGGCAGACCTGCACACAACCGTCGGAAATCATATGACTGTGATCGAACTGTTCAGCATTCATTAGAGTGTGACGGTCAGCCGGTGCCTTCATTGGTATGGCCAACAGACCAGCAGCTCCTCCGGCACGGTCAGCCGGTGGCTACATTGGTATGGCCAACAGACCAGCAGCTCCTCCGACCAGACTTCATCTAAACCTCACCAGATGTGGGCCATACATACCCTGGTGGAATCTCGGTGTGGGTCATACATAACCTGGAAGTCTCGGTGTGGGTCATACATAACCTGGGAGTCTCGGTGTGGGTCATACCCTGGTGGAGTCTCGGTGTGGGTCATACATAACCTGGGAGTCTCGGTGTGGGTCATACATAACCTGGGAGTCTCGGTGTGGGTCATACCCTGGTGGAGTCTCGGTGTGGGTCATACATAACCTGGGAGTCTCGGTGTGGGTCATACATAACCTGGGAGTCTCGGTGTGGGTCATACATAACCTGGGAGTCTCGGTGTGGGCCATACCCTGGTGGAGTCTCGGTGTGGGCCATACCCTGGTGGAGTCTCGGTGTGGGCCATACCCTGGTGGAGTCTCGGTGTGGGCCATACCCTGGTGGAGTCTCGGTGTGGGCCATACCCTGGTGGAGTCTCGGTGTGGGCCATACCCTGGTGGAGTCTCGGTGTGGGCCATACCCTGGTGGAGTCTCGGTGTGGGCCATACCCTGGTGGAGTCTCGGTGTGGGGCCATATCCTAGTGGAGTCTCGGTGTGGGGCCATATCCTGGTGGAGTCTCGGTGTGGGGCCATATCCTGGTGGAGTCTCGGTGTGGGGCCATATCCTGGTGGAGTCTCGGTGTGGGGCCATATCCTGGTGGAGTCTCGGTGTGGGGCCATATCCTGGTGGAGTCTCGGTGTGGGGCCATATCCTGGTGGAGTCTCGGTGTGGGCCATACCCTGGTGGAGTCTCGGTGTGGGGCCATATCCTGGTGGAGTCTCGGTGTGGGGCCATATCCTGGTGGAGTCTCGGTGTGGGGCCATATCCTGGTGGAGTCTCGGTGTGGGCCATACCCTGGTGGAGTCTCGGTGTGGGCCATACCCTGGTGGAGTCTCGGTGTGGGCTATACCCTGGTGGAGTCTCGGTGTGGGCCATACCCTGGTGGAGTCTCGGTGTGGGCCATACCCATCACTGGAAGCGGGAGGGAGGCTGAGTCAGTGTCTAATATCGGATCATCGTCCTCAGTGTCCTGATTGTTAATGTTCATTACTGATATGTTTATACAAATCACTTCCACCTTGACCGTCCAGGGTTACCATTATATTACTACACCTGTCCTCCCTATCACCTTTCCTCTCAGACAACTGTCCTCCCAACAGCTGTCCTCACTAACATCTGTGTTTCATGCCTTTCTGACTCTCACATGTCTCTCCAGCCTGGTGAGCCACAGCAAGATCTATCAAGATGCTGAAACCCCTTATCTTGGCGACTGTGTTCTGCCTAGGCCTGGTGACCGCCGATCCAGGTCAGTAACTGGTGCCTCGACCTGGTGACACCTGCTACTGGTGAGTAGCTTGCGTCTGGACGTTCCTTCAGGTCAGTAAGTGGTGCCTCGACCTGGTAACCACTGCCTTAGGTCAGTAGCTGTGCCAGGACGTGGTGGCCGCTTCTCCAGGTCAGTAGCTTGTACTTGGATGTGGGAACCTGTTCACCGTTGCTCCAGGTTAGTAGTCTTGCCTGAGGTTCACCAGTGTCTCGTGTCCCCCGGGATCATCCACAGTTAAGTTACATCCAGATTATTCCGAAACACTTTACTTGTTCATTCCTGGCAGGTCACACTTAAGAGATAAGTCGTCGTGACGACGTAGTACTTAAACTATTAGACGTTCCCAGACTAGTCTATCGGGGTCGTGGGGCTACGTTATATACTTCCGAATTACTATTCTCCCGTAGACGAAATTCGTACCGCAGACTTGACGGGCAGCAACTGGCCTCCTAACTGCTCTTGTGCTTCCCCTCAGAGCCCAAGGATGATAGCCTGAACCACTACGTGGACCTGGTGCTCGATAACCTGCAGGTCCTCATCATCGAGAGCGGCCTCGACCCGATCCCTCTCCCCAACAACACAGTGTCCTTCAGTGATGTGGTGAGTCAGGCATTCAGTTATGGGGTCATGTCGGTTTTCCAGGTGAGGATGTGTCTGATTTCCAGTGAGGACCGATATTAATCATCCAGTGAAGATTCATGTTAATCATCCAGTGAAGACCCATATTAATCTTCCAGTGAGGACCCATGTTAATCTTCCAGACGACTAATGTTAAATCCTCCAGTGAGGACCCATGTTAACAATGATACTGCTAGGAACTACGCCAAGCTTCCAGCCAGAGGCTCTGCTGCAGTGGACCAGGTTTCCAGCCAGAGGCCCTGCTCCACTGGAACACGTCTCCAGCCAGAGACTCTGCTGGATGAAGTCAGGCTTCCAGCCAAAGGCTCTCCTGCAGTGGGTCACGCTTTCAGCAAAGACTCTTTCGATTCCAGTCTTGGGTCGAGATTGTCTCTTTGTCAGTGTAGCTGATAACGTCAGTCCTCACTCGTCTGTGTACACATGTTCCTCAGGGTGTGGACTGGCCTTGCAGTCCAACTCTCAGCTACGAACACGTACACAGCGCTTTCCTACGATGCATTTTACTTGGGCGATGAAGAAATGCATCGTGTTCTTTGTAAACTAACAAATTAAACTTTTTGATACGTAAACATTTCATGTTAAGAACACAAAGACCATGAACCTATAGTATTATGCATACGTCTTTTCTAGATACTTCATTGCTTTCCAAGACTTCCTCCCAAATGCCATCTCAAAACAAATAACCGTTTTACGTTACTGGTCATTATTCTCGGTAACCTTACTTATCTTCTTCACACTGTCTCCTGCATACCTGTAGCGACGTATTCCCCGGCAGGTGTTGGGAGTGACGTGGCACGGGGAGGCAGCAGTATAC is a window from the Panulirus ornatus isolate Po-2019 chromosome 3, ASM3632096v1, whole genome shotgun sequence genome containing:
- the LOC139761101 gene encoding uncharacterized protein, producing the protein MAPHRDSTRIWPHTETPPGYGPTPRLHQGMAHTETPPGYGPTPRLHQDMAPHRDSTRIWPHTETPPGYGPTPRLHQDMAPHRDSTRIWPHTETPLGYGPTPRLHQGMAHTETPPGYGPHRDSTRVWPTPRLHQGMAHTETPPGYGPHRDSTRVWPTPRLHQGMAHTETPPGYGPHRDSQVMYDPHRDSTRVCMAHIW